The following is a genomic window from Mobula hypostoma chromosome 20, sMobHyp1.1, whole genome shotgun sequence.
ATACTGACCCCTCTATGGAGTGACTTATTTTTAAAAGAGTTTATAAAACTATGAGTCACGAAGTTTACTTGTCTTCTGGGTAGTACATTAATCTACAAACATGCTTCTTATCTGGTGAGCCCCAACAATCTAAACAAGCAAGTATCATTATACTTCAAGATAGTCATCTGTGATGCATCTATCAATAtcaaaaaattagctttatattCCCAAAAGTATCTCCCTCAAGGAGAGGAACAAATCTTTGTGTTTCTGAGAAAAAGCCACTGGTGCATTTGTATTGTTTTAATAAttaaaattcaatttattttataaagCTGTGAATACATTAGACACAATGATGAGTTGTCAGCTGAATCAGAATTCAGAATATTATTGAGCCTTCACCATTGATATGGCTGTAGAACTCATTTCAAGAAAATTATGCTGTCAAACACACAAAACTAATCAGAATTCCTGCATTTTAAATTGTTAGCTGCTTGGTAGCAATCTTGCATAGAAAATAAAATTCCGCTGTATGTCTTCTCAAATTCAGCATAATTAAAAGTGAAAATGTTTCACACAAGTGACTCTTGAAAGGGTTTTGGAATACCATTCTGGCTCTTCCCCTGAAAAGTTGTATACCAGGTGACCGAATGATATCAGCCGCTTTTTCTATTCCTGTCTTCCACCTAGTATCCCCTCAAATGTACCAGTGCAGGTGGTCTGGCAAAAATGattctcctgaagtctacctAGTTTGATCCTTGATCAAATAACTCCATCCATCAGCAAAGCCAGTGGCTGGAAATCCTGGCCACTGACTATTATTAAGACGTCAGGCTTATTAGGCACAAAAGACAGTGATAAGGCTGAAAATTGAATTGCTAGCAGTGAGCACTATGTGAAGCATATTCTGTGTTTACCTCCGTGTAAATTCATCCTCCCCAAAGTTGGGAGTAGGTCATGTCAAACTTCAAACATAAATCCAAAACCATCAATATCACCCATCTCACATGATGGCAAATCTGTTCAATTTAGATAAAGCTGCAATAAGTTAACATCTTTTGGGAAAAACATTCTTCTACTTAAAACATGTTGGGtgaagtcttctgaaaatctgcTTAAACTTCAACTTTGACCTACTTCGCACCTCAGGCAATCAACATGGGCAAGTGACTGTTAGTCACTTCTCAAAACACATTTTATCTGCTTTATCCCATTTTCTACGTGTCAGAAGACCTTTCATTTTGGGGAACTGGCATCAACAACAAGCACAATTCAGCCAAAATGTAGTCATGCTGGATTTAAAGGTAGGCTTTCACTTTGCCCTGCTCCATCTTGAAAACAAAgccatttttgatttttctctgAGCAGACATCTTGCATTCCTCAATAAGAAAATAAGAAGAATCACAAAATCATCAATTGTGTCATGTTCAATGTTCAAATTTCTTCGGTTAGATGCAAGCATAACCTCAACACACAATACCAGGTCACCGTCATTCAGAGGCATATGCCCTTCGTCACATCCCAGACTAAAGTTGAACAGAATCCAGAGGCAAAATAGGAATGTCCCATAATCTGGAAAGTTTGCTAGTCTGTCAAGATTGAGTTCTTAAACCTAACAATTACAACTGAACTTTGTTCAGCTATTGATTTATAATGCAATTTAAACCAGCCTATATTTTTCATGAAGCCTGCAGGATTAGTTTTATGAAAGTCAGCCTAGGATTTCCCTATTTTGCCTCTGGATTCTGTTTCAATATTATAATTAATTTTCCAGTGAACTCTAAATTGGAAAGGTACCCATGAACTAAAGCCCTGGTGAAGTGGAAGGGAGCACATTTCAATATAATCACATTTCTATATAATGTAAGTTGTGCAACATGTGATTTTTGGGATAGAATAATGGTAAATCTCTATCCATTAGCCAACTGTTCGGAAATCCAGATGGTTCAGTATCTACCTCACTAAGTGGTTTTTGCCAATACTTCCCCTAAAATAATGTGCACAATATTTATCTTTTTCTATCAAAATGGATTAGCTCATAGTTCCCCTTGGTATATTTCAGCTGCCATCTTTCTTCCTCAGTTAACCTGACTACAAGCCTTCATACCTTTGCATTATTACCAAAGCTGAAGTCATTATTCACATTTACTTTATCCATGGCAGTGACAGAGATTGGAAAGAGCTGAAATCCTGACGCTGATCCCAGAAGTACCCGACTGACTACAATTTGCCAATTTGAAGATCAgccatttattctttctttttggtTTTATTCTTGTTAACCAATTATTTATCCATAAAAATGTTACTATTGTAAGACCTTGTACTGCACAGTATTAttttatgtgggaccttatccAATGGCTTTTGGAAACTGAAATATATTACATTCACTGTCCCATTTTTTAATTCTGCTAATTACATCCTGAAACACCTCTAAAAATTTGTTAACTATGATTTCCTTTGATAAAACTGTACTGGCTCTGTCGAATCATGTTGTTCTTTTGTCATAACCTCCTTGATAATGAAATCCAGGATTCTCAGTCAGCTGTGAAGACAGGCATCACCATTTCTCTTTTCTCAGCTAAAAGATAAATGCCTCTTTTCTCCTTTTTATGAATTTCTGAATGCCCAACAACCTGTTTTTGTGTTATCTGCTAGTTTACATTCATATACTAACCCCAACCATttaaaattgttttaattatCATCTCTGATTTCTAAAAATTTCTCAGTCTACAGGTTTATTACAAATACATATTTCTTCAAGTGTATACCATTACTTACTCATCACCTTTTAGTCTCATTTCCCAATGTGCCTTAAACAACTCTTCTCTGTGTAGCTGTGTTTATTTAAATTTCAGTTAATGAACTCAAAATTGTCACTTTAAAACTGAATAAGAAATGCTTTCACTTTTGATCACCCTTTCCCAGATGATTCATCACAATGAGGCAGTCATTTATATACTGTTCTTCAAATGTAGACTTAAGACAAGTgtgtcccacaaaatcattcagttttCACCCAGCAGAATTCCTGGATGAACCATAAGATCCAAAATCTTCAGAGGGAaggatcagaggcattcaggtcttGTGATCAATTAAGATACAAGTCGTCCAGATATGATTTCTGGAAAGCCATTTCATGGGTGaattggcaattccagactaaacttcaATCATTGAAGGTTGCTCAAACAACTGTGCAGGGCTGAATAcaattacctcttacaaagtgaaatcaagcaacataggtgacacgAGGAcatcgcttccagatgagctcagtgccatctatgctcactttgatagTCAAAACATGTAGGAGCTATCACtaggccaacatgagagcatccttcagggggatgaacccatggaaagcatctagtCCAGATAGGGTACccggccaagtactgaagacttgtgatgatcaactggctggagtgttccacagtctgaagtacccacttgcttcacgtaaacttcaattataccagtgcccaaaaagaaTCTGGTAACTTGGCTCTATGACTATCACTCAGTAGCACTTATATCTACTTTGATGAAGTTTCGAGAGGTTGATAATGAAACAACCTACAAACGtgtagatctgctccaatttgcctacaagCTTGAAAGGTTCACAACAGATGCAATTTCATTGGtacttcactcaaccctagaatatctggacagcaaagatgtacacatcaggatgttcttcatcgactacagctccacattcaataccatcatcgcCTTTAGGACCTTGGTTTCAATACGTCCTTTTTGCAATTGGATCttctatttcctcacttgcagacttaGTCAGCTCAGATTGGCAGCAACAATTCttccacaggtgcaccacaagactgtgtgctctTCTCGCTTTACACTTATTAAAGTGTAGCtatgtacagctccaatgccatattcaagtatGCTGACGACACTGTCCCTGGGTCAATCAAAAGCGGTGACGAAttagcatataagagggagattgaaaatttggcagaGTGGTGCCCCAACAACCTttcacacaatgtcagcaagaccaaggaaacaAATTTTTTCAGAAGTCTtgcttcctcagatttttttttgtttatgatagattgcttgaagctgaacacaaatataatttcagactagttGTATcttgtaggaatttggagaaacaagaaattaactttttattgaatataatgtgtttaattgtatAACGgtacaccactaagcacatctttccctccccccccccgctttctgcaaagatcgctccctacgcaactcccttgtccattcataccccccatcccttcccaccaatctccctcccggcacttatccttgtaagcagaacaagtgctacacatgcccttacactttctccctcaccaccattcagggccccagacagtctttccaggtgaggcgacacttcacctgtgaatcggctgggacgatatactgcgtccggtgctcccaatgtggctttctatatattggcgagacccgacacaggctgggagaccgtttcgctgaacaactacgctctgtctgccagagaaagcaggatctctcagtggccacacattttaatcccacgtcccattcccattctgatatgtctatccacggcctcctctactgtcaagatgaagccacactcaggttggaggaacaacaccttatattctgtctgggtagcttccaacctgatagcatgaacactgacttctctaacttctgttaatgctccacctcctcttcgtatcccatcccttattaattaatttatttattcttctctctcccccccacttccctctcttttttctccctctgtccctctcgctataactctttacccatcctctgggctcccctaccactttctttctccccaggcctcccgtcccatgactctctcctttctccagcctcatatcccttttgctcatcaactttccagttcttagctccatccctccccctcctgtcttctcctatcattttggatctcccctccccctcccactttcaaatctcttactatctcttctttcagttagtcctgatgaagggtcttggcctgaaacgtcgactgtacctcttcctatagatgctgcctggcctgctgcgttcaccagcattttttgtgtgtgttgactgatTATTTGTAATAGTTCAacaaagctaaaaatgttttgttgatgattttcatttgttctCAGTGTATGAGGCTTCTTGCTGAagtatccaacaataatcagctagtattgatggattccagaTGTCCTGATACTATTTCTTCATGACCACAATATCctgatgaaacctttcaccatactcatcactgacagtgtcaagatttgcagggaagaagtcaaaatggagatacagaaaatgaatctttagtgacatgttgcacttcatggctttgtatgcttgaagtatgttgtcaaccagctgcacatagtttggtgctctgtaattgccaagaaaattttcaacaacatccttcaataccttccatgcaattttctcccatCCCTCTAGAAGTTTTTCAAATTGCCTGTATTTgtttgatgacctgtttgatttgtggaccaacaaaaatgccttccttaatcttagcATCAGTTAATCTGACTTgagttatgaattgaaataacaaatatagatgATTTCACATAAATGATGCgaaatagggaaatttcatggtgatcttcatgatcagcagcccacaATCCAAAAGATACACACAAAAGTATTCAAGAAGcataatctttgttgtccagtgttattggtttcagaaggaggaaaccaagatgtccatgagccagccctcattggaggatcaaaggtgaagagggtcagcaactttaaattccttggtgttatttctgaggacctgtcctgggccgaACATGCAAAtggaattatgaagaaagctCGACAGCACCTCttcagaagtttgcgaagattcagaatgacatcatttaaaatttgacaaacttctatagatgtgtagtgcagaatatattgactggttgtatcataacctgacatggaaacaccaatgccctttgacagaaaatcctacacaagTAGTGGATACGACCCAGTCCAACATAGGTAAAGCACTCCTTACCATTCAGCACGTCTACACGGAGTGCTATTGCtggaaggcagcatccactgtcagggatccccatcacccaggctcTGCtgacttctcactgctgccatcaggaacgtggtacaggagcctcaggattcacactatcaggttcagaagcagttattacttctcaaccaccaggcacttgaaccaaaggggataacttcacttaacttcacttgtaccatcactgaaatgtttccacaacctctagactcactttcaaggactcttcatcctatgtcctcaatatttattgcttatttattttttattattattactttttcttttgtatttgtagtgtgtcttcttttgcacattggttgtttgtccaccatttggtgtggtctgtcattgattctattatagttctgGATTACAGTATGAcggcaagaaaacgaatctcagggttgtatatggtgacatatgtgtactttgataataaacttactttgaactttgaacttctgaactgtTCTCAAGATGGGAACACAACTGCATCTCCTCCTCAAGTATATCTTAGCGTAAGCTAAATAAAATTTATTGCATTTTCTTTGTTATAAGCCACAATAAGATCCTGATCTATTGTCTGCCCAAGTTAGGGGCAACAGTAAACAActcccaacatttttttttctcccattCATTATTCCTCATCTCCAAGCAATTTCCCAATGATCTGAactaggggtgttgtggatagtgcagaaggctgtcagaggttacagcaggacattgataggatgtaaaaatgggctgagaagtggcagatgcagttcaacccagataagtgtgaggtggttcattttggtaggtcaaatatgatgacagaatgtagtattaatggtgtgactcttggcagtgtggaggatcagaaggatcttggagtccgagtccacaggacactcaaggctgctgcacaggtgactctgtggttaagaaagcataaggtgcactggccttcatcaatcgtgggattcaaGTTTAGAAgcaaagaggtaatgttgcagctaaaaaggaccctggtcagatcccatttggagtactgtcctcagtctggtcacctcactataggaaggatgtggaaaccataggaaggatgtggaaaccatagaaagggtgcagaggagatttacaaggatgttgcctggattggagagcatgccttatgagaataggttgagtgaactcggacttttctccttagaacgacggaggatgagaggtgacctgatagaggtgtacaagataatgagaggcattgaccgtgtggatagacaggggcttttTCCCTAAGACTGAAATGgcaagcacgagagggcacagttttaaggtgcttggaagtaggtaaagaggagatatcagggttaagttttttttatgcagagagtggtgagtgcgtggaatgggctgctgacgacggtggtggaagcagatatggtagggtcttttaagagactcctggacaggtatatggagctcagaaaaatagagggctatgggtaatcctaggtaatttctcaggtaaggacatgttcagcacagctttgtaggccaaagggcctgtattgtgctgtcagttttctatgtttctgtgaaccATGATTCTTTCTCACTACCAATCTAACTTACTTAATTATTAGATCAACCATCTTTCTGTCATGCTATTTATTCTTGTCCATGACTGGATAATGACCAATATCATTCAATGATTCAACAGGGCAGACTTTCTTGATGAATCCACTCCAAGGTCAAATCCATAACACTCTACATATGACAACTAAGGCTACTTATAACTAATTCCTGCATACACATATAGCCAGTTCTATTACCTCATTTAAGTTGTGCACCAATATTGGCCATTGTATTAATTACAACTTGCTGGCACACAACTGACAAAACATTGGAAATCCACAAGAACCCAAAATTGGTAGAGCTACTGGTCACATTAGAAATTGAAAGTTGAAAATGTGAGCATTTAAAAGTTAATCAAGATAGTTGTACTTTTGTTGCAGTTAGGCAGTTCAGAATGATGATTCCATTTTACCTACTCTCTTTTCTCTTCCCATTCTATACTATGTGGGAGCATTTCTCTCCTCACCTAACAGATTGTCTTGCCATCCATAGAGCAGCTAGCTCAGCATTATAAGGGATGACGTTACTCTGGCAGCCAGCTGACCAATTGCAGCTCATTGGCCCCCAGCACTTGAAACATCAATTCGTGTTTATCCCAACAGGGACTCAGGACAGTAAACTAGCTTAGATCACTGCAACAGATTTGCTACTTGAAAGACTCAGCCAGCACATCACATGCACGCCACACAGACCAAAGTATCAACAGCATTATAGAGAATGAACTGCTGTCCCCTTTGCAAATTACAAATTTCCCTAAAATACAACACCACCATAAGCATTTATCAGTAACTCCAATAGGGCAGGACAGCAGGGCAGGGGGAAGGATGAAAAAATTGGAGGTGGGGGTTGGTGGTACAGTGTAGCTTGCTCATACATACGAGTACTGCATCACACCAATGTACCGCTTATTACGACATGCGTCAGCAATACATTCACGTTCAGAGTGAAGGACAAAGAAATGAGAGCGCAGCCTGTGTGGTTGCCTGCAAAGGGAGacgagaaaaagaaataaattgtTCCAGAAGACAGAGGTTTTTGCTGCAGCTGTTAAGTCACTGGCCAACAAAGACGTTACTAACAGGACAAAAGACTAAAAGGAAACTGACATAACTCACTAcctcaacattaaaaaaaaaggatatcACAGTGGGAAGAGAACAGGATCTTTATTTCCTTCTGTTATGATGCTAATTCTGCCAAGATCTTAAAAAAAGGCTCATCAGCGAAGATTTTCATTTCatcagtgagagaaagagagcgcTCTCCAACAATCTTTTCCTCCTCCAatcgcctcccccctccccttggaGCAATCAACGGATTATTGCTAACTGTGCGGGAGGTAGCCTGCAGCTGCTGCGTCTGCTGGTGGAGAACTGGCTAGTTAAGCTGCTGACTGCAATATGCTGCTCGTAGCTGTTTTTAAATCAGCCGACCCTGGCAGAGAGGAGAGCGAAATAGATTAGAGAGCAAAGCTACCAAGAAAGCAGCTGGTTACAGCAGTAGAGAGGTGGGAGAAAGAAACAAACGAAGTGCTTTACACGAAGCAGAGTGCCTGGATGCTTTATCAGCGATGGAGCTCACTCGACAGCTTTCTCAACTCAGAGGACAAAAATCACGACTGTTGATGGCGCTGCTCTCTGGGGCAGAGAGGATGCATGCACCTGCGTAGCCGATCGGGCCTCACCTCTGTTGGTCCTTTCTACTTACTGGTTTGGATTTATTAGGAGCCATTTTGTGAatcctttatcttttttaagggAAGGAGAAATAGCACTAGTATCTAGTGCATGAAAACCAGGGACTGCACTTTTGTAGAGGTAGGTGTGACAGGCCGTCCTCATTGCATCGCTCTCCTCtttccccaaccccaccccctctccctttcacTGTCGACCGCTACAGGCACTGGTAGCCTGCTGTGCCGGGGTAGAGCCGATTTTCAAATCAGTGCCGTTCCCAGACTATGGTGAATTATGAATGTGCCACATCATGAATCTCTTGTGGCAGGTAACTGTGCatcacacctggaatactgccCTGGTTCTTCTTGTCTACCTCACGGTACGGATGTGGAGTATGTGCGAAGCATCAAACAGAGAACAGAGTTGTCCAGAAATCTGCTCCTGCAGTAATCACTTCAGCAAAGTCGTCTGCACTCGCCGTGGACTCAAAGAGGTCCCTCAAGGGATCCCTTCTAATACCCGGTACCTCAATCTCATGGAAAATAACATCCAGCTTATCAAGGCAGACACCTTTCGACATCTGTACCATATGGAGGTCTTACAGCTCGGCCGGAATTCCATCCGGCAAATAGAGGTTGGTGCATTTAATGGACTGACTAGCCTTAACACACTGGAGTTGTTTGAGAATAGACTGACTGTGATACCAAGTGGCGCATTCGAGTCCTTTTCAAAACTGCGTGAATTGTGGCTCAGGAACAATCCCATCGAAAGCATTCCATCATATGCTTTCAACAGGGTGCCATCACTGCTGCGCCTGGATCTTGGGGAACTCAGAAAACTAGAATACATTTTGGATGGTGCTTTTGAGGGCCTAATTAATTTAAAATACCTTAACCTGGGGATGTGTAACCTGAGAGACATGCCAAATCTCACACCACTGGTGAGATTAGAAGAGCTGGAAATGTCCAGTAACCATTTCCCTGCAATTAAACCAGGGTCATTTCAGGGGCTTAAATCATTAAAAAAGCTCTGGCTTATGAATTCGCAAGTCAATCTGATTGAGCGGAATGCCTTTGATGACCTCACTGCACTAGTGGAACTAAACCTGGCCCACAACAACCTTACTTCACTGCCACATGATCTGTTTGCACCACTGAGATACCTGGTGGAGTTGCACTTACACCACAACCCATGGAATTGCGACTGCGATATCCTCTGGCTCACCTGGTGGCTGCGAGAGTACATCCCCACAAACTCTACCTGCTGTGGCCGGTGCCACTCCCCGCTTCACATGAGGGGAAAGTACTTGACCGAAGTAGAACAAGGCACTTTCCAATGCTCACGACCAGTTATACTGGAGCCACCACAGAACCTAAACATCTCTGAAGGGAGAACAGCCAAACTGAAATGTCGAACATCCTCCATGTCATCTGTAAGGTGGTTGTTGCCAAATAACACGGTATTGAGTCATGGCTCAACACATCCCCGTATGTCTGTATTTAACAATGGAACCCTATACTTCTTGCACGTTTTAATAACAGATGCTGGTAACTACAAATGTATGGTCACCAACGTTGCAGGGAATGCCGACGCATCTGCCTTCCTCAGAGTCAGCATGGCAGAGATCAACACTTCAAATTACACCTACTTTTCCACAGTTACCGTGGAAACAACACCCGAAACCGTCAGGACTAAAGTTCCGCCGTTTCTGTCGACGCCACCCACATACAAGCCAGCGTTCATCTCAACTCCAACGGTGCTACTGCAAAGCACGAGGAGTCCCAAAACAGTGGTGGTGGTCCCGACACTGGCCGCCATGGACACAACTCGCACCAGCCTAGATGAAGTCATGAAAACCACGAAAATCATCATcggt
Proteins encoded in this region:
- the lrrc4.2 gene encoding leucine-rich repeat-containing protein 4.2, yielding MCHIMNLLWQVTVHHTWNTALVLLVYLTVRMWSMCEASNREQSCPEICSCSNHFSKVVCTRRGLKEVPQGIPSNTRYLNLMENNIQLIKADTFRHLYHMEVLQLGRNSIRQIEVGAFNGLTSLNTLELFENRLTVIPSGAFESFSKLRELWLRNNPIESIPSYAFNRVPSLLRLDLGELRKLEYILDGAFEGLINLKYLNLGMCNLRDMPNLTPLVRLEELEMSSNHFPAIKPGSFQGLKSLKKLWLMNSQVNLIERNAFDDLTALVELNLAHNNLTSLPHDLFAPLRYLVELHLHHNPWNCDCDILWLTWWLREYIPTNSTCCGRCHSPLHMRGKYLTEVEQGTFQCSRPVILEPPQNLNISEGRTAKLKCRTSSMSSVRWLLPNNTVLSHGSTHPRMSVFNNGTLYFLHVLITDAGNYKCMVTNVAGNADASAFLRVSMAEINTSNYTYFSTVTVETTPETVRTKVPPFLSTPPTYKPAFISTPTVLLQSTRSPKTVVVVPTLAAMDTTRTSLDEVMKTTKIIIGCFVAVTLLAAAMLIVFYKLRKRHQQRSTVAAARTTEIINMEEDLTPSEGAVVVPSVHDHMNYNTYKPAHGAHWTENSLGNSLNTIPEPFILQTHTKEKVQETQI